GAAATCGAACAAGGGTGCGAATGGCCATAGCACTTTCCTGACGATGCGGATGCGTTCACCCTGAGCTAAACAATTCACATGAATTTGCAACAGCTTGGGTAAAAGTTGCGAGCGCTGAGGTCCGATCGTGCATCCAGCTGTGGACCTGCCGCGGGCATTGCGGTAGCAGAATAGGGCGCGTGTCAACATTGAGGCGGCGCGCGCAATCAACCGGTATGTAAACGCCTTCCTGCTCCCCCCGGTCCTGCCGGCGTCTTGGATGGCTGAAATTCTGCGAGGGCGGGCACATGAGCTATACCGGCGACGACAATCGTATGAATGCTGAAGACGTCGACGTCTCGGACATCTATGCCGAAGACGGTTCGGTGCGTTCCGATTATCTCATGCATGTCGGCGCAGCGATTGCCGACCGCGATCTTCTCTATTTGCGCCAGCATGTTGCTAGGCTGCACGCGTCCGAAATGGGCGACTTGCTCGAGGCCATCCAGGCTGACCAGCGCCGCGCGCTCGTTTCGCTACTTGGCAACGATTTTGACCTTTCCGCGCTGACCGAGGTCGACGAAGCCATCCGTCTCGACATCGTCGAGCACCTGCCGAACGACCAGATCGCTGCCGCGCTCGGCGAAATGGATTCGGACGATGCCGTCTACATCCTGGAGGACCTCGATCAGGAGGACCAGGAAGAGATTCTCGCCAAACTGCCCTTTACCGAGCGAGTCCGTTTGCGGCGTTCGCTTGACTATCCGGAAAGCACGGCCGGCCGGCGCATGCAAACGGAATTCGTCGCGGTGCCGCCGTTCTGGACCGTTGGCCAGACGATCGACTACATGCGCGATGACAGTGAGCTTCCCGACAGCTTCACCCAGATTTTCGTCATCGATCCTACCTTCCGGCTGCTTGGTGCAGTCGATCTTGATCGTATCCTGCGCACGAAGCGCTCGGTGAAGATCGAGACGATCATGCGCGAGACCAACCATCCGGTGCCGGCCGAGATGGACCAGGAAGAGGCTGCCCAGCTTTTCGAGCAATACGACCTTCTGTCCGCTGCCGTCGTGGATGAAAACAATCGGCTGGTCGGCGTCCTGACCATCGATGACGTCGTCGATGTCATCCAGGAAGAGGCCGAGGAAGACTTGATGCGCCTCGGCGGCGTCGGCGATGAAGAACTCTCCGACAGCATCGCCAGCA
This genomic stretch from Pararhizobium capsulatum DSM 1112 harbors:
- the mgtE gene encoding magnesium transporter, giving the protein MSYTGDDNRMNAEDVDVSDIYAEDGSVRSDYLMHVGAAIADRDLLYLRQHVARLHASEMGDLLEAIQADQRRALVSLLGNDFDLSALTEVDEAIRLDIVEHLPNDQIAAALGEMDSDDAVYILEDLDQEDQEEILAKLPFTERVRLRRSLDYPESTAGRRMQTEFVAVPPFWTVGQTIDYMRDDSELPDSFTQIFVIDPTFRLLGAVDLDRILRTKRSVKIETIMRETNHPVPAEMDQEEAAQLFEQYDLLSAAVVDENNRLVGVLTIDDVVDVIQEEAEEDLMRLGGVGDEELSDSIASTSRSRVPWLMVNLFTAFLSATVISLFDASIQQIVALAILMPTVAGMGGNAGSQTMTVTVRALATRNLDIHNAWRIVRREAGVGLLNGMLFGVLVGCVAGVWFQDINIAGIIAAAMLINMTAAALAGILIPLLLDRFGADPAVSSAVFVTAVTDMTGFSAFLGLATWWFHIGG